The Actinobacillus succinogenes 130Z region TATCTTGTATTTATATAATCATCAATACCAACAATGCAGAGAAAGTTTTATTAACGCTTTTTCAGATAGTAAAAATAAAATATCAATAGAAGTTCACTATAATTCCTTAAATGAACAAAATATATACGGAGAAGATGAACGAATCCCTATTAATACGGTAAAACCCCTTATTCTATAAATTTACAACGGTGGGCTGGCAAACCCACCCTACCAGTTAACTTAATAAAAGTGCGGTTAAAATTCTCAGCGTTTTTTCCGTGTAACAAATTAACCAAAACAGGAGATCAACATGTCAGAAAAAGGCGACATCGGCGTTATCGGCTTAGCGGTAATGGGTCAGAACTTAATTTTAAATATGAACGACAACGGCTTTAAAGTCGTGGCGTTCAACCGTACCACCTCAAAAGTGGATGAATTTTTACAAGGTGCGGCGAAAGGCACAAACATTATCGGTGCTTATTCTCTGGAAGATTTAGCCGCGAAATTGGAAAAACCGCGCAAAGTAATGTTAATGGTGCGTGCCGGTGATGTGGTGGATCATTTTATCGATGCTTTATTACCGCATTTGGAAGCGGGCGACATCATTATCGACGGCGGTAACTCGAATTATCCGGATACTAACCGCCGCACACAAGCGTTGGCGGAAAAAGGTGTTCGCTTTATCGGCACCGGCGTTTCCGGCGGTGAAGAAGGCGCGCGTCACGGACCTTCCATCATGCCGGGCGGTAATCCTGAAGCCTGGCCTTATGTGAAACCTATTTTGCAAGCGATTTCCGCCAAAACGGACAAAGGCGAACCTTGCTGCGATTGGGTGGGCAAAGAAGGCGCCGGTCACTTCGTGAAAATGGTACATAACGGTATCGAATACGGCGATATGCAGCTCATCTGCGAAGCTTACCAATTCTTAAAAGAAGGTTTGGGTTTAAGTTACGAAGAAATGCATGAAATCTTCAAACAATGGAAAACAACCGAACTCGACAGCTATCTGGTGGACATTACCACCGATATTTTGGCATACAAAGATACGGACGGTCAGCCGCTGGTGGAAAAAATCTTAGACACCGCCGGGCAAAAAGGTACCGGTAAATGGACGGGGATCAACGCGCTAGACTTCGGTATTCCGTTGACATTGATTACCGAATCCGTATTCGCCCGTTGCGTATCTTCATTCAAACAACAACGAGTCGAAGCGTCAAAATTATTCAACAAAACCGTTTCGCCGGTTGAAGGCGATAAAAAAGTGTGGATTGAAGCGGTACGCAAAGCCTTGCTCGCCTCCAAAATCATTTCCTACGCCCAAGGCTTCATGTTAATCCGTGAAGCATCCGAGCAATTCGACTGGAACATCAACTACGGCGCGACCGCTCTTTTATGGCGCGAAGGCTGTATCATCCGCAGTGCATTTTTAGGCAACATTCGCGATGCTTATGAAGCGAACCCGGATTTAGTGTTCCTAGGTTCCGACCCGTATTTCAAAGGCATTTTAGAAAATGCTATGGCGGATTGGCGTAAAGTGGTGGCGAAGTCCGTCGAAGTGGGCATTCCGATGCCTTGTATGGCAAGCGCGATTACTTTCTTAGACGGTTACACTTCCGAACGCGTGCCGGCGAATTTATTGCAAGCGCAACGCGACTACTTCGGCGCACACACTTACGAACGCACCGACAAACCGCGCGGCGAATTCTTCCACACTAACTGGACGGGTCGCGGCGGTAACACGGCTTCCACCACTTATGATGTGTAGCGCTTAAAGAACGGAATCGGCGGTTTTCTGAACTAATCGCCATTCTGAAACTCTAAAGAAGCGGATAGGTACTATTTCCTATCCGCTTTTTTTATTTTTAAATAAGGGGTTTATTATGAAAAAACTACTCGGCATTGCACTGACAGCACTGACTTTAGCGGCATGTTCACACCACGATCGTCCGGAACCTATGCAGGGTCCGATGGAACAAGACGCGATGGTTCAAGGTGACATGAATCAAACGGCGATGCCTCAGCAAGGTCAACAAATGCCACCGAGACAGGGCGCTAATCCGCAAGTGGAAGAAGCCTTAAAATCCTGTCAGCAATCCGTGGGGAGTAAGCCGGATCAGGCAAAATTAGATGCTTGCATGAAAGAAAAAGGATTCGTCAGACCGACACAACAACCTGCTCCGCAAACGGCTCCCGTTCAAAAATAATCTCAAACAAACTGCATGAGCGGTTCGAAAACCAAGTCGGTTAAAAGTAAAACTTAAGAAAAAATGACCGCACTTTAAAAAAGTACAGTCATTTTTGAAAGCATTTTTAATGCTGCTCCTCAAAAAGCGTTGATTTAATATCAACGCTTTTTTATGTTTAGCTGTAGCTGAATCGATATATTACTGACCGTAATAAGCATTTTTACCGTGTTTGCGCAGGTAATGTTTATCGAGCAATTCCTGTTGCATCGGCTGAACGTTCGGACGGATTAATTTGCTGAATGCGTTCATGTACGCAATCTCTTCCAGCACTACCGAATTATGTACCGCGTTGAAACCGTCTTTACCCCATACGAACGGACCGTGGGAATTTACCAATACCGCCGGAATATCCTGCGGATTAATGTTGCGAGTGCGGAAAGTTTCCACAATCACTTTGCCGGTTTCCAGTTCGTATTCGCCGGCAATTTCTTCCGGCGTCATTTTACGGGTACAGGGAATGGCACCGTAGAAATAGTCGCCGTGAGTCGTGCCTAATGCGATCAAATCTTCGCCCGCCTGCGCCCAAGCGGTAGCATGACGGGAATGAGTATGCACGATACCGCCGATTTCAGGAAATTGGCGATAAAGTTCCAGATGTGTCGCCGTATCCGACGAAGGTTTCTTATCACCCCACACGTGATTGCCCTCTAAATCCACAATCACGATGTCGTCCACCGTCATCACATCATAATCTACACCGGAAGGTTTAATAGCGACCAAGCCTTTTTCGCGATCGATTTCACTGACGTTACCCCAGGTAAAGGTAATTAATTTGTGTTTCGGCAACTCAAGATTAGCCTGTAGCACTCGTTCTCTTAACTCTTTTAACATTGCAAACCACCTTCTTTCATTTTCTGTTCAATCCAGCGACGAGCGTTGATGATTTCGGCAATCGGCTCGTCTGATTTTTCCGTCCACATTTCAATTAAAAATGCACCGCGATAATTTAATTTATCCAAAATACGAAATACATTGACAAAATCCACACAACCTTCGCCGAAAGGTACGTCGCGGAATTGCCCTTTGCAGGTTTCCGTGACTTTATAGGTGTCTTTTAAGTGAATTTTGGAAATTTTGTCGATGCCGAGGGTTAATTCTTCTTCCACGTTATCGTTCCAAGCGGACAAATTACCCACGTCGGGATAAACGGTAAACCACGGCGATTTAATGATCTCGTCCCATTTTTTCCAGCGGGTGATAGAGCTCATAAATTCGGTATCCATGATTTCCACCGCCAAAGTCACTTCATTGCCGGCGGCTAATGCCGTCGCCCATTCCATA contains the following coding sequences:
- the gnd gene encoding decarboxylating NADP(+)-dependent phosphogluconate dehydrogenase — translated: MSEKGDIGVIGLAVMGQNLILNMNDNGFKVVAFNRTTSKVDEFLQGAAKGTNIIGAYSLEDLAAKLEKPRKVMLMVRAGDVVDHFIDALLPHLEAGDIIIDGGNSNYPDTNRRTQALAEKGVRFIGTGVSGGEEGARHGPSIMPGGNPEAWPYVKPILQAISAKTDKGEPCCDWVGKEGAGHFVKMVHNGIEYGDMQLICEAYQFLKEGLGLSYEEMHEIFKQWKTTELDSYLVDITTDILAYKDTDGQPLVEKILDTAGQKGTGKWTGINALDFGIPLTLITESVFARCVSSFKQQRVEASKLFNKTVSPVEGDKKVWIEAVRKALLASKIISYAQGFMLIREASEQFDWNINYGATALLWREGCIIRSAFLGNIRDAYEANPDLVFLGSDPYFKGILENAMADWRKVVAKSVEVGIPMPCMASAITFLDGYTSERVPANLLQAQRDYFGAHTYERTDKPRGEFFHTNWTGRGGNTASTTYDV
- the araD gene encoding L-ribulose-5-phosphate 4-epimerase, whose translation is MLKELRERVLQANLELPKHKLITFTWGNVSEIDREKGLVAIKPSGVDYDVMTVDDIVIVDLEGNHVWGDKKPSSDTATHLELYRQFPEIGGIVHTHSRHATAWAQAGEDLIALGTTHGDYFYGAIPCTRKMTPEEIAGEYELETGKVIVETFRTRNINPQDIPAVLVNSHGPFVWGKDGFNAVHNSVVLEEIAYMNAFSKLIRPNVQPMQQELLDKHYLRKHGKNAYYGQ
- a CDS encoding L-ribulose-5-phosphate 3-epimerase codes for the protein MRKHKLGIYEKALPKGISWQDRLSIAKACGFDFVEISIDETDERLARLDWTQEERIELVSAIIKTGVTIPSMCLSGHRRFPFGSHDETIRRKAYEIMEKAIKLAVDLGIRTIQLAGYDVYYEERDESTLQRFQEGMEWATALAAGNEVTLAVEIMDTEFMSSITRWKKWDEIIKSPWFTVYPDVGNLSAWNDNVEEELTLGIDKISKIHLKDTYKVTETCKGQFRDVPFGEGCVDFVNVFRILDKLNYRGAFLIEMWTEKSDEPIAEIINARRWIEQKMKEGGLQC